In Halothermothrix orenii H 168, the sequence TGATGTGAAAGTAGTTTTGATAGGTCCCTGTCTTGCTAAAAAAGGTGAGTTTGAAGGATATGAAGATGTAGTAGTTCTGACATTTAGTGAAATAGCTGAACCCGGTCAAAACAGTGGTGATTATCAAAAGATAATTACAGCTTCAAAGCAAGAGGTAACAGATCGCAGAAATACTGATACCATCAAAAGAGAACCAGATGATGAGAGCCGGGCTCTTCCCCTGGCCGGAGGATTAATCCGGGCTATTACTGGAAAATGTAATATATTTCCAGAGGGTTATAATCAGGTTGAAGGTCGGGAGAAGGTAATTGATCTATTAAATAGTATCAGGAATGGTGAAATAAAACCTCGATTTGTTGATGCATTATTTTGTGAGGGTTGTATTAACGGGGTTGATTTGTATCATGAAAATTACTTCAAAAAGGAAAAGGCGGTCTTTAACTTTATCAACCGGGCTAAAGATAATAATGTTGCTCAGGCGAAGTATTCTGAAACAGTAGCTTCCAGAATCTCTTTAAAAGTTAAGTTTAAAGAAGATTATAGGGAACTTGCCAGCCCGGGAGAAGAAGAAATCTGGAGTATATTAAATCAAACAAATAAGTTTACTGAAGAGGATTTACTGGACTGTGGAGCCTGTGGTTATGCAACGTGCTGGGATAAGGCTATTGCCGTTTATCAGGGGCTGGCTGAAGTTGAAATGTGTTTACCATACCTTATTAATGAGAAGCGGTCTGAGCTTAAAGAGATTCAAATATTGAATAAAGAGATGGATACATTGATTAATTTCTCCTGTGATGGCCTGGTTATGGTCAGTAAAGATGGCCGGATAGAACGTGTTAATCATTCGTATCTGAACATGGTAGGTTTTAAAAGGCAGGATTTAATCGGAAAGAGAGTTGAAGAGCTAGAAAAGGAGAGATATATTTATCCATCTGTTGCCAGTCTGGCCCTTAAGGAAAAACGGAATATTACCCTGGTTGAAAATACCTCTGATAAAAAAAGACTTTTGGCAACAGCTAATCCGGTTTTTAATGAAAATGGTGACCTGGAGTGGGTGGTGGTTAATGTCAGAAATTTAGATTTAATAAATGATGAAAAGGATAAAGAAAAGGAAAAGTTAAAAAAATATCTTGATAATGCCCCTCAGCTGGATAATAACCCCGAGGGTAATACGGGCCATATAATTGTTAGTTCAGATGAAATGAAAAATATATTAATGACCTGTCGTAAGATAGCTGGAACAGATTCGACTGTTTTAATAACTGGAGAATCAGGGGTTGGAAAAGAAGTTGTTGCCAGGTATATTCATGAACAGAGCCCGGGGAGGCAAGAATTTGTAAAAATTAACTGTGCTGCAATTCCCGAAAGCCTGCTCGAATCCGAACTGTTCGGGTATGAAACCGGTGCTTTCAGTGGAGCCAAAAGAGCGGGCAAACCTGGTTTGATTGAAAAAGCTGACAGGGGAACTCTCTTTCTGGATGAAATCGGTGAAATGCCCCTTAATATGCAGGCAAAATTACTTCAGGTTCTTCAGGAACGGAAACTTACCAGGATAGGTGGGGTAAAACCCGTGAAGATAGACTTTAGATTGATTGCAGCTACTAATAGGGATTTACGGCAAATGGTCAGGCAAAAATATTTCAGGCAAGATTTATTTTACCGCCTTAATGTTGTACCTCTATATATACCCCCATTACGGAAAAGGCCTGAAGATATTTTATCTCTTATTAAATATTTTCTTGATCAATATTGTGAAAAATATAATAAACAGATTAAGCTAACCAGGGATGCGGAAGAACTACTGCTCAGTTATAGTTGGCCCGGAAATGTTCGTGAATTAACTAATCTGATAGAGAGGTTGGTGGTAACTTGCGAAGAATCTTTTGTTGACCGTAATATTATTATTGAATATATCGATAATCCTGAGGTCAAGACACCGGAGATTTTAATAAATAAAATAATGCCCTTACCTGAGGCTGTTGCCAGAGTCGAAAAGAAATTACTTTCCATGGCCAGGAGTAAAGGTAACTCCACTTATGATATGGCTAAATTACTGGGGGTTAATCAATCCACAGTTGTCAGGAAATTACATAAATATTTTAAACAGTAATTAAGGAATTTTAAAGATAATTAACAGTCTGTTATCTGAATCAGGTTAATTATAAACGGGGATAAATTAGTATAGTCATTAGTTATTTAAGTCACTATTTCTAATGCAGGGTCGCATTATATAATGCATCCCTGCATTTTTTTATATTAATAATATTTTATCACGAATCTAAGAAAACCGTGGAAAACCGTACAGGAACATTAAGGTTGTGCCACGGGCACTCCGTATTTAAGAAAACCGTACAGGAACATTAAGGTTGTGCCACGGGCACTCCGTATTTAAGAAAACCGTACAGGAACATTAAGGTTGTGCCACGGGCACTCCGTATTTAAGAAAACCGTACAGGAACATTAAGGTTGTGCCACGGGCACTCCGTATTTAAGAAAATCGTGCAGGAATATTAAGGTTGTGCCACGGGGTATCTTATGGCACAAAACTTGCAATATATATTGATGAAACCTGTTTAAAGGGGGGGCAGGACTTTATTGGAGAAAAAATTCACAAAGGAGGTTGGTGTCAGTGAACAGGGTTAGTTTTCTGGAAAGGTTGCATAATATACAGGAAACTTATGGCTTCATATCTGAAGGAGAGATCAGGAAGTTGTCCCAGGAGTATAAGATGCCCAGAGCCAGGATTTATGGCGTTATTAGGTTTTATTCAATGTTTTATACAGAACCAGTTGGTAAATATATAGTCAGGGTATGTGATAGCTTATCCTGCCACATTAATGATTCGGAAGGGATTGTAGAGGTAGTAAAAGATTATCTCGGAATTAAAAATGGTGAGACTACTGAGGATAAGAAATTTACCCTTGAAGTAGTAGAATGCCTGGGACACTGTGGTGAAGGCCCGGTTATGATGGTTAATGACAGAATTTATACCAGGGTTAGTCCTAATATGGCTCTTGAAATACTGAGAGATTGCGTATAGTAAGGGGAGGGAAATAAATATGACTGAAAGACTTTTTTTAAAGCAAAATGAAGTCAGTGATTTTGATAGTTATAAGTTTCCGGCCCTGAAAAGGGCCCTGGACATGGATAAAAAGGATATTATTGAGGAACTTAAGAAATCAGGTCTCAGAGGAAGAGGAGGGGCTGGCTTTCCAACCGGGTTGAAGTGGGAATTAGCCTTAAAGGAAAAAGCTGGAGAGAAATATATAATCTGTAATGGTGATGAAGGAGAACCTGGTACTTTTAAAGATCGATATTTACTAGAAAATAGTCCCTTGAAGGTACTGGAGGGAATATTAATCGGTGCCTATACCATTGGTGCTCATCAGGGGTATATTTATATCCGGGGGGAATATGCTTTACCCATTAATATATTTAGACAGGTAATTAAGGAAGCAAAGAAAAGAGGTATTCTGGGTAATAGGGTAATGGGTAGTGATTATAGTTTTGATCTCAAGCTAATTAAAGGAGCCGGGGCCTATGTATGTGGTGATGAAACTTCATTAATTAATTCCATAGAAGGAAAACGTGGTACCTCCAGGATTAAGCCACCTTATCCAACCCGGCAGGGTTTATTTAATAAACCAACAGTTGTTAATAATGTTGAAACTCTGGCAGCAGCTGCTGAAATAATTCTACAGGGGGCTGATAAATATGGTTCAATGGGAACAGAACAGAGTAGAGGGACCAAACTGGTCTGTTTGAGTGGTGATATATGTAATCCGGGTGTCTATGAAGTGGAATTTGGTACTATGACCATAAAAGAATTAATCGATACCTTTGGTGGTGGTGTTAAATGTAGTAGTGGGCTTAAATTTGTAATCCCCGGGGGAATCTCAACATCAGTCCTGAAAGATGATGAACTGGATATTCCCTACACTTATGAGGACATTGAAAAAAAGGGGAGTTCTCTGGGATCTGGAGCTGTGGTGGTAGTGAGTGAAGACCATTACCTGCCGGATTTAATGTTAAATGTATCCCGGTTTTTTATGGATGAGACCTGTGGGACCTGTTTTCCCTGTAGAGAAGGTAATAGGAGGGTTCATCTGCTATTAAAAAATAAAATCAGTGATGGCCGATTTGACCGGGATGAAAAGAAATTAATATCTGATATTGGTAGGGCTATTCATCTGGCTGCTAGATGTGGCCTCGGACAGACTTCATTAAATTTTGTAACTTCAGTTTTAAATAAATTTGAAGATGAATTAATGGTCGGGAGGGATTAGAGTGGTAAAAATAAATATTGATGGGCTTGATCTGGAGGTCAGAGACGGAATTAGTATCCTGGAAGCTGCTCGCCAGGCCCATATTAAAATACCAACCCTATGCTATGAAGAAGGATTATCCGTATATGGTGGTTGTCGGTTATGTGTGGTTGAAATTGAAGGAGAAGCCCTTTTAAAACCTGCCTGTGCTACAGAAGTTAATGATGGTATGGTAATCAAAACCCACTCCCCTAAAGTCAGAGATGTTAGAAGAACTTTATTTGAATTAATAGTTGCCTCCCATAATATTGATTGTCAGTTAAATTGCCTAACCTGTAGTCGGGCCGGAAGCTGTGAACTGAGGGAAATTGCCGAGGATATAGGTGTCAGTAATATCAGATTAGCTACCTATGACAAAGGTTACAGGGATGACCGGTCCAGTTATTCAATTGTGAGGGAGCCTAATAAATGTATAACCTGTGGTCGGTGTATCAGAAAATGTGAAGAGGTCCAGGAGGTAGGTATTTTTACAACAGCCAATAGAGGACCGGCAACAGTGGTAACAACCTTCAAAGAAAAAGGAATGGGGAATGTGGAGTGTACTAACTGTGGTCAGTGTATCCATGCCTGTCCGACAGGGGCCTTACATGAGGTGTATCACTATGAAAAAGTCTGGGAGGTGCTTCATGACAGGGATAAATATGTGGTAGTCCAGACGGCACCTGCTGTCAGGGTGGCCCTGTCTGAGGCCTTTGGATTAAAACCGGGAACTATTTTTACAGGGCAGATGGTTGCTGGATTGAGGCGACTGGGCTTTGACCGTGTCTTTGATACTAATTTTACAGCTGATTTAACCATCATGGAAGAGGGAACTGAATTGATAGAGCGGTTAAATAATAATGGTGAGCTACCGATGTTTACTTCCTGTAGTCCGGGCTGGATTAAATATATAGAACACTTCTACCCTGAATTTATAGATAATTTGTCTACCTGTAAGTCACCACAGCAGATGTTTGGAGCGATTGCCAAATCTTATTATGCTGATAAAAGTAATATACCGAGGGATAAAATAGTTGTAGTTTCGGTTATGCCCTGTACTGCCAAAAAATTTGAAGCCAGAAGACCGGAAATGGAGGGCGATGTTGATTATGTTCTGACTACCAGGGAACTGGCCCGGATGATTAAAGAGGCAGGAATTGATATTACTAACCTTAATGCTGAAGAGCATGATAAACTAATGGGAACATCATCGGGGGCTGCTGATATTTTCGGCGCAACCGGTGGGGTAATGGAAGCTGCCCTGCGGACAGCCTATGAACTGGTAACCGGTGAAAAACTCGGTCAGCTGGACTTTAAGAATGTAAGGGGTGAAGCCGGAATTAAGGAAGCAGAAGTTACCTTAAATGGAACTCAGTTGAAGGTAGCAGTAGCACATGGTCTGGGAAATGTCAGAAAACTGATGGAGCTGATAAAATCAGGAAAAGAGTATCATTTTGTTGAGTTAATGGCCTGTCCCGGGGGATGTATTGGTGGTGGTGGTCAACCTATTCCCACCAGTGAGGATATAAGAAGAAAGCGAATTGAAGCTTTATATAAGATAGATAAAAATAAAAAATTAAGGAAATCCCATGAAAATCCGTATATTAAAAAACTATATCAAGAATTCCTGGATAAACATGGAAGCCATAAAGCCCATGAACTGCTCCATACCCATTATATAAACAGGGGTGTTTAAGATATGAATGAAGTTCCTCAGGCAACGATTGAAAGACTGGTGGTTTACTATCGATATTTAAAGAAAATGGCTGAACGCGACCTTGAAGATACCATTTCTTCAAAAACCCTGGGTGACGCGGTAGGTACTTCAGCTGCCCAGGTCAGGAAGGATTTATCCTATTTTGGAGAATTTGGATGTAAAGGGGTGGGTTATGATATAAATAGTTTAAAGAAATGTCTGGAACGCATTCTGGGGTTTAATAGAGTCCGGGAGATTGCCCTGGTAGGGGCAGGTAATTTAGGGAGGGCTCTTGTTAACTATCAGGGATTTAAGGAAATGGGTATGGAAATTGTTGAGGTTTTTGACTGTGATATTGATAAAATCAATAACAGGGTAGGAAGGCTTACCGTTAGAAGTGTTAATGAGATGGAAAAAATAATCAGGAAAAGAAATATAAAAACAGCAATTATAGCAGTACCTGAAGAAGAAGCCCAGGGAGTAGCCAGTTCCCTGGTGAAAGCAGGTGTTAAGGCAATATGGAACTTTGCACCTGTAGCTTTAAACCTGCCTTCAGAGGTAGTGATATATTATGAGGACCTGGCTTCAAGTCTGGTCTGGCTGATTTATAAATCAGGTCATGGGAACTTAAAGGTTAATGTTAAGTAAGGGTATTCTTTATGATATTCTTAGATATTCTCAGATATCCTTATATGAACGGGAAAGGGGTCTGGATATGAACGGTATCCGGACCTCCTTTTTTTTATTTGCTATAAGTGGTAAAATAAATATAATGAAATACAGGAGTGATTGCAATTATGGCAGCTAATGGAGATTTAATTGAATTGAAGCTGGACACTTTAGGTCATGGTGGGGAAGCAATTGGACGGTACCGGGGACTGGTTGTTTTTGTTCCTGAGGGTATACCAGGGGAGAAAGTAAGAGTCAAGATTAAAGAGAGAAAGAAAAATTATGCCCGGGGTGAGATTAAAGAAATATTAACCCCGGCTCCGGAGCGGAAAGAGCCTGAGTGTGAAGTATTTGGCCTGTGTGGAGGATGCCATCTTCAACAGATGGATTACTCCTTACAACTGCTTCACAAACAGAAAATTGTTAAGGATACCCTGGAAAGAATAGGGGGTTTTGAGGAAGTAAGGGTTAATGAAGTTATAGGAGCAGACCATCCCTGGATCTATCGGAATAAGGCCCAGTTTCCCCTTGGAAGTGATAATGAAGGAAGGGTTATAACCGGTTTTTATCAAAAGGGCACCCATCAGGTTGTACCCCACCGTCAGTGTGTTATCCAACATCCCTTAATTAATAGAATTGCCAGAAAAACCATTAGTATATTAAATAATTACGATTTAACGGTTTATGATGAAAAAACACATACCGGTTTATTGCGTCATCTGGTGGTCAGGGTCGGAATATGTACCAATCAGGCCCTTTTAATATTTGTTACCAGGGATAAAAAATTTAAAGAATTACAGGAAATAGCCAGGAAGTTGATGACAGAGATTCCTGAGCTTAAAGGAGTCCTGCAGAATATTAATCCCCGGCGTACCAATGTTATTATGGGAGATAAGACCCTCCTGATCAAAGGTAATGATTATTATATAGATTACATAGGCTCTATCAGATATGCTATTTCTCCACATTCTTTTTTCCAGGTAAATACTTTACAGACAGAAAGACTTTATAATACTGTTAGGAAATATGCCGGATTAAGTGGTCAGGAAACAGTAGTTGATGCCTATTGTGGAGCAGGTAGTATTGGTATTTACCTGGCCGGTGAAGCCAGGACTGTTTACGGGATAGAAGTGGTGGGGAGTGCTATTGAGGATGCGGAACGTAATGCCGCCTTAAATGGTATAAATAATTGTATTTTTATTAAAGGTAAGGTAGAGGATAAATTACCGGAACTGGTTGATAAAAAAAAGATAAAACCTGATGTTATTATATTTGATCCCCCGCGTAAAGGCCTTGATAAGGAAACTATGGCTACAGTTTTAGAGGTGTTACCCCCAAAAATTGTTTATGTTTCCTGTAATCCAGCCACCCTGGCCCGGGATTTAAAAGAAATTAAAGCCTGCTATGATATAAATGAAGTCCAACCGGTAGATTTATTTCCACAGACATATCATGTGGAGTGTGTTGTAAAACTTGAGTCAAATGTTTAAAAAACAAAAAGTCCAGGGGTTACCCCCTGGACTTTAATTACTTTATTTATATTGAAAAAATGCTATTGATGGGCTTTTATAAAAGCCTCAATAGACCTATCATAGGTTTTTTCTACTTCAGGTGGAAAGAGGCAACCTGGCAATTCACCACGTTGACGGTGGTAAGTAATACATTCACAGCATTTCCCCTTTCGCGGGCATGGATCATAAGTACAGGTACAGTTTGATTTATTTCTGGTTATTGTACACTCCATGTTAATCCCTCCTGATATTTTTGGAATATGTCCTGAAACATTAAAAAATTCCCAGAATCAGTGATTAACTAAAAATTTATTATTATATAATATTTTTTATTTATATTATTGTGTTCTGGTTCAATTGATAAAATCCTCCCTGATTGCAAGAAAATATTTTTATGTAATTAGATTCAAGTATAATAGTACAGGTTCTTAAATATTGATTTTTAAATTAAATTCTATGACGACTTTCATCGATTAACAACTATCCTAATATTTAAATTTAGCAACTGAACATATTACGAAAATTGTATTAATTTTATATATAAAAAAGGAATTTGTAGTATTTTTATAGAATAAAATAATATAATCAAAATAAATAAAAAAATTTATTTTACATATATTTTTATTATTTTTTTAATGTTTATAA encodes:
- the nuoE gene encoding NADH-quinone oxidoreductase subunit NuoE, with the translated sequence MNRVSFLERLHNIQETYGFISEGEIRKLSQEYKMPRARIYGVIRFYSMFYTEPVGKYIVRVCDSLSCHINDSEGIVEVVKDYLGIKNGETTEDKKFTLEVVECLGHCGEGPVMMVNDRIYTRVSPNMALEILRDCV
- a CDS encoding NADH-dependent [FeFe] hydrogenase, group A6; translated protein: MVKINIDGLDLEVRDGISILEAARQAHIKIPTLCYEEGLSVYGGCRLCVVEIEGEALLKPACATEVNDGMVIKTHSPKVRDVRRTLFELIVASHNIDCQLNCLTCSRAGSCELREIAEDIGVSNIRLATYDKGYRDDRSSYSIVREPNKCITCGRCIRKCEEVQEVGIFTTANRGPATVVTTFKEKGMGNVECTNCGQCIHACPTGALHEVYHYEKVWEVLHDRDKYVVVQTAPAVRVALSEAFGLKPGTIFTGQMVAGLRRLGFDRVFDTNFTADLTIMEEGTELIERLNNNGELPMFTSCSPGWIKYIEHFYPEFIDNLSTCKSPQQMFGAIAKSYYADKSNIPRDKIVVVSVMPCTAKKFEARRPEMEGDVDYVLTTRELARMIKEAGIDITNLNAEEHDKLMGTSSGAADIFGATGGVMEAALRTAYELVTGEKLGQLDFKNVRGEAGIKEAEVTLNGTQLKVAVAHGLGNVRKLMELIKSGKEYHFVELMACPGGCIGGGGQPIPTSEDIRRKRIEALYKIDKNKKLRKSHENPYIKKLYQEFLDKHGSHKAHELLHTHYINRGV
- a CDS encoding sigma 54-interacting transcriptional regulator; translation: MVGLIETIKDRCHECYACVRNCPVKAVRVKNRQAEVISDRCIHCGNCVLVCSQGAKKVRDFKEIAKQFLQDNDKIVAGLAPSFPSYGNQLSLDDWVSYLKSLGFNRVYEVAWGAEMVIKEYKKILKKATGPVISSACPVIVNLIKKYYPDLLTYLATIVSPMKALYRYIKKIEGNDVKVVLIGPCLAKKGEFEGYEDVVVLTFSEIAEPGQNSGDYQKIITASKQEVTDRRNTDTIKREPDDESRALPLAGGLIRAITGKCNIFPEGYNQVEGREKVIDLLNSIRNGEIKPRFVDALFCEGCINGVDLYHENYFKKEKAVFNFINRAKDNNVAQAKYSETVASRISLKVKFKEDYRELASPGEEEIWSILNQTNKFTEEDLLDCGACGYATCWDKAIAVYQGLAEVEMCLPYLINEKRSELKEIQILNKEMDTLINFSCDGLVMVSKDGRIERVNHSYLNMVGFKRQDLIGKRVEELEKERYIYPSVASLALKEKRNITLVENTSDKKRLLATANPVFNENGDLEWVVVNVRNLDLINDEKDKEKEKLKKYLDNAPQLDNNPEGNTGHIIVSSDEMKNILMTCRKIAGTDSTVLITGESGVGKEVVARYIHEQSPGRQEFVKINCAAIPESLLESELFGYETGAFSGAKRAGKPGLIEKADRGTLFLDEIGEMPLNMQAKLLQVLQERKLTRIGGVKPVKIDFRLIAATNRDLRQMVRQKYFRQDLFYRLNVVPLYIPPLRKRPEDILSLIKYFLDQYCEKYNKQIKLTRDAEELLLSYSWPGNVRELTNLIERLVVTCEESFVDRNIIIEYIDNPEVKTPEILINKIMPLPEAVARVEKKLLSMARSKGNSTYDMAKLLGVNQSTVVRKLHKYFKQ
- the rlmD gene encoding 23S rRNA (uracil(1939)-C(5))-methyltransferase RlmD, with product MAANGDLIELKLDTLGHGGEAIGRYRGLVVFVPEGIPGEKVRVKIKERKKNYARGEIKEILTPAPERKEPECEVFGLCGGCHLQQMDYSLQLLHKQKIVKDTLERIGGFEEVRVNEVIGADHPWIYRNKAQFPLGSDNEGRVITGFYQKGTHQVVPHRQCVIQHPLINRIARKTISILNNYDLTVYDEKTHTGLLRHLVVRVGICTNQALLIFVTRDKKFKELQEIARKLMTEIPELKGVLQNINPRRTNVIMGDKTLLIKGNDYYIDYIGSIRYAISPHSFFQVNTLQTERLYNTVRKYAGLSGQETVVDAYCGAGSIGIYLAGEARTVYGIEVVGSAIEDAERNAALNGINNCIFIKGKVEDKLPELVDKKKIKPDVIIFDPPRKGLDKETMATVLEVLPPKIVYVSCNPATLARDLKEIKACYDINEVQPVDLFPQTYHVECVVKLESNV
- a CDS encoding redox-sensing transcriptional repressor Rex yields the protein MNEVPQATIERLVVYYRYLKKMAERDLEDTISSKTLGDAVGTSAAQVRKDLSYFGEFGCKGVGYDINSLKKCLERILGFNRVREIALVGAGNLGRALVNYQGFKEMGMEIVEVFDCDIDKINNRVGRLTVRSVNEMEKIIRKRNIKTAIIAVPEEEAQGVASSLVKAGVKAIWNFAPVALNLPSEVVIYYEDLASSLVWLIYKSGHGNLKVNVK
- a CDS encoding DUF6485 family protein, with product MECTITRNKSNCTCTYDPCPRKGKCCECITYHRQRGELPGCLFPPEVEKTYDRSIEAFIKAHQ
- a CDS encoding complex I 51 kDa subunit family protein — protein: MTERLFLKQNEVSDFDSYKFPALKRALDMDKKDIIEELKKSGLRGRGGAGFPTGLKWELALKEKAGEKYIICNGDEGEPGTFKDRYLLENSPLKVLEGILIGAYTIGAHQGYIYIRGEYALPINIFRQVIKEAKKRGILGNRVMGSDYSFDLKLIKGAGAYVCGDETSLINSIEGKRGTSRIKPPYPTRQGLFNKPTVVNNVETLAAAAEIILQGADKYGSMGTEQSRGTKLVCLSGDICNPGVYEVEFGTMTIKELIDTFGGGVKCSSGLKFVIPGGISTSVLKDDELDIPYTYEDIEKKGSSLGSGAVVVVSEDHYLPDLMLNVSRFFMDETCGTCFPCREGNRRVHLLLKNKISDGRFDRDEKKLISDIGRAIHLAARCGLGQTSLNFVTSVLNKFEDELMVGRD